The Vitis riparia cultivar Riparia Gloire de Montpellier isolate 1030 chromosome 3, EGFV_Vit.rip_1.0, whole genome shotgun sequence genome segment ttgttttaaaaaaaaaaaaaattggacagattttgtatcctgtacGCGGgttggactggtaggaaatatcgggaaatttcccgaaaaaatcggtaaaaataccgatatatcggcgatattttgAAATTCACCCGCGGCCGATATCCGAAATATCGGAGATAAATtccgatttttcaatccataCTTAGGAGCGAATGGTTACAAAtgtattaaaattgatattcgATTCCATATGTTGTTTGTTTGATCAGTGAATGTTTGTGTTTGTATGAGggtatttatgatattttatattgaatAGGGAAGACACGGGtcattaatgaattaattttaaaattggtaTATTTAAATATGAGGTATATAGAACAATAAATTATCTACCGACTTAATTCGGATTACAATGATTTATGAAGGTTTATTACTTTATTAGAAATCAGCGTACTTGCAGCCCAATTGCTAAAAACTTGGGCCGGCAAGGCTCAGCCCATTATCATCTGATTAATGCTATTCACAGAATCACAGCCTTAGGGTTTTGGTTGCAGGACAAGGAGTTCCGATCCATATTTACTCTAAAGCATTCAATCCATTCTTCTCCAAACGCTGCGTTTCGATCGATCATTGTGTTCAAGGTACTCCTCCCATCTCGACTCCCAATTCAGTTAATCGAGTTATAGATTCGATACAATCGTTTGGATGTTGAGAAGATTTTCTAGGTTAGATACGACCGTTTGGACACTGAGAAAATAACGAGAAGATCAATAAAAATCTTGCATTGTGAATTTTTCACCATATAGCGCTCGAGAATCAGAAAAGGGCACTTTACCTAAAAACTCATGTGACTATTTGGCTTAGTTGATGGAAgtatctttttttaaataaaaaaaaataatgttaatattGTTGTTTGTTTTAGATTGTTGGCAGCAAAGAAAAGTGAAAGAGGTAACATAGTAGTCAAAATGtggatttcttttattttcttcattttcttgctaaTCAAACAGAGAGTCAGGATTTACTCAGTGCTTTATAGTTTGGGAATGCTATTGCTGGAAGGTTTGAATTGTAGGATTCTCTTTGAACAGCTGTGGAACTATTGCAAGTTTGGATTACCGCTCCGACTAAAAGTTTTGTTGGATTGATGGTCTTTGCTATTGCTGAGTTTGGTTCCCAAATgcgaaggaaaaggaaaaaaaaaaaatagtgagaaaatttattttctcatatttatgagggaaaatagtaaagaaaataaaaaataattaaaattaattagaaacctatgcattttctaattatttgatCCGATAAACACAATGAGTTTGGAGAAGtatgttataataatttattaaatccaaatccatttttttatctccttttaccttttcttttcttttgttttccttcaaattttccgggaaccaaacatagggtTAGAGaaaatctaagaaaaataaaaaacacgatgaatttataacaataaataatGCAAAAGCgaatttattatgattattgcagttaaataataaatatgaggAATATGAGGGGTAATAAGCGATATAGTAGGGGTACTCTACGAAGGAAAAAGTCTATGAGCTcttgttacttttttttatatagtataTCAACTCCCCCTATTAGATCCAACATGGAATGCCAATTTCTTTCCGTAGTGGAATGATAAGATTAAATTTGACCAAATTGATCAAATCATTTGTATGGTAGTGTGAGCGcttattagttattatttgatttgcagAATGTAGGCATTGAGAATTATATGGGAttataaattccaaaaattggTAATTGTTGAATAGTTTATTACAACAACTTATTCAAtatattaactatttttataaaatatacttttaaatttccacataaaataattatatgattaaATATATGGCATATATTGGgtaattagattttttaatctatatttttaaaacacatctaacttaaaaaaatgatttccaaTAATACCTTTTTTCAGTAGAGAAATTTGAGGAGTTTGATATTAGTAtacattttttgaagaaaaataaatttataaaatttaaaaattggaccaattctttaaagcattaaaatattttgagctCCTTTATttggagttaaaaaaatatttgacaagttttaaatttaaacaaacTTCGTTAAAAGAAATGGCGAAACTAAACTTACtatgtaattatagttttgtaaataattattgatCACAATAGATGAAAAAAGAAGGCAGTGTCACTGCTGTCTTCTACCTTCCACTCGTTCCAGCTACACCACACTCCCTAGGTCTCCAAACCATCcaactttcaaatatttttgccTAATTGtatgtttttctccttcttgTGATCCTGTGCAAGCAGGTCCCCTCTTTTtctgtcattttctttttcaggtGTTAAAATATGTGATATGCTGCTGATTAAGGTGTGATTTGGAAGTCCTAATTCATTGAAATTGCActttttaatgaatattgtttattTAGGCATGGTTTGTTTTCCTGCGGATGACAGTCCAACCAACGGTTTGATGAAGTGTGCATGTGAAACTTAGAAGCCTATCAGTTTGGATTGTTTTAATGTTCTAAATAATCAAATACATAGTCTTCCTGACTCGATTATGTAGATTATCCTCGATTTTTATGCCTGCATCCTTGTTACATTGGTACTTGCACCTAAAGGGAGTTTTTAGTTGCAAACTTTGGATGTTATACTGGCTGGTTTTCACATCAGAGCCTTAAAATTTGGCATCAAGTTTCAACTCAAATTTTAGCTAAATTTGCTGAATGTATTTCAATTGGCACAGATCAAGGAGATGCCTCGAAAACCAACACGGTGCCGCCCATCACCTAGACCTTTGCCTTTCACCTTTTCCCCATTTTTTCGTACAGTTGCTCAAGTTGCCTCTTATTGCAAGGCTAATCATCAAATCCATGAATCCAAGTTCCACAAGAAATCACCCCCTAATGCTGCAGGTATCATCATCTTATTAAACTTTTCTTCTATGAACATCCCCCATGTTTTCTCCTGTTTTTTCCCTGGTCTCTTGGAGGTTTTTAAGGGAAAGATAAATACTCGACACTTTTTGTACTTCTTTTGCTACCTTATTtcatatttctctttttattgtttttcattaaatttcCTTGTAGTTTATGTGAAATCAAATGTGTACTACCAGGCAATGGAATTATTAATCACACTTTGGAAGAGAAGAGTAAACAGTCTGAATCTTCAGATGAAGACGGTTCTGAAGTAAGCAAACTTATTAGCAAGATTTAATGTCAATATTATCACATTtatctgataaaaaaataaataaattatcacaTTTATAACAATTGATTGATGAGGTCATTTTTTATTGGGAATTGTTATTTGATTCTTGTCTAAAATTTTGTATTAGTGCTATTATTCTCAATTAATCCAGTCtgtctttcttttgtttcatttcttttcttttccttttttttttttttctgaaggTGGTTGCCCAAGCTGATTTTGCCTTCTTTGATCCAAAACCGGATGACTTTCACGGGATGAAAATCTTGCTGCAGACGTACCTTGACAATAAGCTATGGGATTTGAGTGGGTTTGTAGACTTAATATTGGGACAGACAACAGTTGGAACTGTTGTTAAAATAgaggatgatgaagatgatggaGTTTTCTCTCTTATTACCGCACTTAACTTGGGGAGATACAAGGCAATGCACTTTAACTCCCAACTATTAATGACTGCTTATCTATTGGTTTGGCTATTATATATTGTTGTCCTTACTTCTGATCTGTCAGCCCTGATTCCTGGAATAGCCAGCTTACTGGCAATAACATTGTTTTACAGCAGGGTAGGGGAGATGCTGACATCATTTCATTAAACATGCCCATAATTTGATTACTGATTTGTTTATACCTTTTCACTAATATGATGCCAGTGCCCCTCTCTTGTGTAATGTGATGCTATATGCCCCTGACTCATGTGCATCATTAGTGCTTTGagtaaattcttttcttttcaaaaaatgtgcTGTTGTGTGACCAGTGCACCTTAACAGGCTGGTGGCTGCAACAATTTAAGGTGAGCTCACCCATCTTTTGTTGGATCCCCATTTGAAACGTTTCTGATGTCAGTctgtttttttttgggttaccAGGGTCATAAATGTATTATGGAGCTCAAGGAGTTTCTGCTAGATGTGGGCCAGGAGAAGGATGTAAAAGATGCATTGAGATTACTCTTGGGAGAAGAGGCACAAAATGTGGGTCTCTTAGTCTCTCAACGTGTGGTAAATCTTCCTCCCCAGCTTTTGCCACCTCTTTATGATGCCCTCTTTGATGAAATCTCATGGGCTACAGAAGATGAGGTTAGATGAGAACTCTGCTTGTGATGGGTGAAGCTTAAGAGAtattcttaatttgtttttaggcTGGATATGACTTTCACTACAAaacttattttctcttttctgtgTTTTGAAGCCTACAGAGGAGCTCAGGAGTTCCTTTTGCTTTAAGTTTTTTCTACTGATTAGTAGAATCTACAAGGTATATGGTTGTAACATTTCCCCTATGCTTTGATACTTATTGCTTATCATATGATATGTTGGTTGGCTTTgacaaatctctctctctctctctctcttttcatgGTTGTGAAACTACAGCATAAGAATGCAGGCCAAAGAAAAGGGACAAGAGTTGCCATTGATGAagcaataatatatattaagcCCGAAGATGAAATCTTTCACAAGGTACCTATTCTTTGATATCTTCATTTGGATCATCTCACACTATTTCCTGATTGTTTTCCCAAATGCATTTCAGCTCAGCTCATGGTCCTTCAGTTTTCCTTTGCACACGCAACATGTTACAACTCACGAGGCAAGTAATAGTATCATCAGTCTATCAGTATTTTTTGTGATCGCCTTAATGTCGAAGCTTGAATTGATCAATATGAAAGTTTGTAGTTGTCATGATCTGGATTCCAGGCAACTCGGAACTTAATTAATGATGATCCCAAGTCAAAGGTTTAACCCTAAATGTTATATAATATCCAAGCTCACAGTCAGTTAGGTAGTATGATTTTTCTTGAGTAGTTTAAAatgtaatttcatttaaaatttctagACCAAGATTCAACTAAGTAGAGTCTCAATAATTTACAACTTAAACATTAGCAGTTTTCAAATCCAATATCCACTTGaggtaataataaaaatttccacaataaatcttaattttaaatgCCTTCAAAGATTCCTTACAAAGTAACAAAATATAGTTCAATCATAGACAACCCTAATAACCAAGTTTGTACATgctcaaaatttaataatagtGCTTCAAACAACTCCTCCACTTCCTAGGGCATTTTATAATGCTCCATAATCCTCCAATGGCTcctgtaaatcacattcttattcattgtataGTGGTCAGAGTTCTGTGGCATATTGTTCTTGGGTTATCAGGTGtgcagtgggtctttccagaaactgtaaaggaggtcttaactAGCTGGAGGGGtccttttgtgggaaagaaaagaaacaagatatggaaatccattccgttatgtattttttggacggtctgaaaggaaagaaataggctagcttttagggggggaaTGTTAGATATACAAAagcttaagaattcttttgtttgtagtttgtggagttgggctagattGTATATTGGTGAGGAGCGTAGGTCCCTTATAGGGTTTTGGAATGGTTGGCGTCCAACTAAGGGGTGGTGAGCCTTgttgttttttttggttttgagaGGGGTTGTTGctttgtataccccctgtatactTGTAACTTTCCGCctctttattaatatattctgatgtttatctatcaaaaaataatccTCCAATGGCTCCTGGGGAGCTACATCTACATCTAAAAAAAGTTTAGGGAAAACCAGGGGGAAGGAGTGAACAAACAATAAATACTCCTACCTagtgaaataaaaagaaataaacccacacatgcatatataaataattcaGTTTAACTTGACATTTAATATGCGTATATCTCATCATAACAAAAATGCAAATGAGAGTAGATACATGTAATGACAATGTGTTGTTGTTGGTTCTATTGAAAGATATGCGTCTATACTAAAATACGATCTCCACTTGGAGTCTTT includes the following:
- the LOC117911339 gene encoding protein BCCIP homolog; translated protein: MPRKPTRCRPSPRPLPFTFSPFFRTVAQVASYCKANHQIHESKFHKKSPPNAAGNGIINHTLEEKSKQSESSDEDGSEVVAQADFAFFDPKPDDFHGMKILLQTYLDNKLWDLSGFVDLILGQTTVGTVVKIEDDEDDGVFSLITALNLGRYKGHKCIMELKEFLLDVGQEKDVKDALRLLLGEEAQNVGLLVSQRVVNLPPQLLPPLYDALFDEISWATEDEPTEELRSSFCFKFFLLISRIYKHKNAGQRKGTRVAIDEAIIYIKPEDEIFHKLSSWSFSFPLHTQHVTTHELRNYQLMGLVMAIEADKVSTFRKELHTLIDEP